From Carassius gibelio isolate Cgi1373 ecotype wild population from Czech Republic chromosome B21, carGib1.2-hapl.c, whole genome shotgun sequence, the proteins below share one genomic window:
- the LOC127985691 gene encoding SLC35A4 upstream open reading frame protein, producing MADKDPFRQLKDLSLLKDQLDNIQRRVEDEVGVGVPQGGSVLSSPFLKGFLAGYVVAKLRSSAVLGVLVGTCTGIYAAQSYQVPNVEQTIKNYFSSFKKR from the exons ATGGCGGATAAG GATCCATTCCGGCAGCTGAAAGATCTATCTCTGCTCAAAGACCAGCTCGATAACATCCAGCGTCGGGTGGAGGATGAAGTCGGAGTTGGGGTCCCACAG GGTGGAAGTGTGCTGAGTTCCCCCTTCCTGAAGGGCTTTTTGGCTGGGTATGTGGTGGCGAAGCTCCGCTCCTCTGCGGTCCTGGGAGTTCTCGTAGGAACCTGCACAGGCATCTATGCTGCTCAGAGCTATCAAGTTCCTAACGTTGAGCAGACCATAAAAAACTACTTCAGCTCCTTTAAGAAGAGATAG
- the cd74b gene encoding CD74 molecule, major histocompatibility complex, class II invariant chain b, translating into MSTDGNDGPLLRSPSETTSINMGTQRRSNNQALKVAGVTLLAGILIAGQAFTAYMAYSQKQQLNTLERRSDRLQEISRKSVNRAPLQMHLPMSSLALKYVEEPEEKKDSSSSSPKPELTQCQKEASGEVKSLLPSFRPRCDENGDYLAEQCWDKTEFCWCVDKNGVEMPDSLTNGTTKCQDFNSEPMLGRDGH; encoded by the exons ATGTCCACCGACGGAAACGACGGACCACTTCTCAGGTCTCCAAGTGAGACGACCTCAATCAACATGGGAACTCAGAGAAG ATCTAACAATCAGGCCCTGAAGGTGGCAGGAGTGACTCTGCTGGCCGGCATACTGATCGCAGGTCAGGCCTTCACCGCCTACATGGCCTACAGCCAGAAGCAGCAGCTCAACACCCTGGAGAGACGCAGCGACCGCCTGCAGGAGATCAGCCGCAAGTCTG TAAATCGTGCCCCCTTGCAAATGCATCTCCCCATGAGCTCCCTCGCTCTGAAATACGTGGAAGAGCCTGAGGAGAAGAAG gattcctcTTCCTCAAGTCCCAAACCAG AGCTCACCCAGTGCCAGAAGGAGGCTTCTGGGGAGGTCAAGAGCCTTCTGCCATCTTTCCGCCCCAGGTGTGATGAGAACGGAGACTATCTGGCTGAGCAGTGCTGGGACAAGACTGAGTTTTGCTGGTGTGTGGACAAGAACGGCGTCGAGATGCCTGACTCCCTGACCAACGGCACTACTAAGTGTCAGGACTTCAATTCTG AGCCTATGTTGGGAAGAGATGGCCATTGA
- the rps14 gene encoding 40S ribosomal protein S14, with amino-acid sequence MAPRKGKEKKEEQVISLGPQVAEGENVFGVCHIFASFNDTFVHVTDLSGKETICRVTGGMKVKADRDESSPYAAMLAAQDVAQRCKELGITALHIKLRATGGNRTKTPGPGAQSALRALARSGMKIGRIEDVTPIPSDSTRRKGGRRGRRL; translated from the exons ATGGCACCTCGCAAGGGTAAGGAAAAGAAGGAAGAGCAGGTCATCAGCCTGGGACCTCAGGTTGCAGAAGGCGAGAATGTGTTTGGAGTCTGTCACATCTTCGCATCCTTCAACGACACCTTCGTTCACGTCACTGACCTCTCCGGCAA AGAAACGATCTGCCGTGTTACTGGTGGAATGAAGGTGAAGGCCGACAGAGACGAGTCCTCTCCTTATGCTGCCATGTTGGCGGCTCAGGATGTGGCTCAGAGGTGCAAGGAGCTGGGGATCACCGCTCTGCACATCAAGCTGAGGGCCACTGGTGGAAACAG AACCAAGACACCTGGACCAGGGGCACAGTCCGCCCTCAGGGCTCTGGCTCGTTCCGGCATGAAGATTGGCCGTATCG AGGACGTCACCCCCATTCCATCGGACAGCACCCGCAGAAAGGGAGGTCGCCGTGGACGTCGTCTGTAA